The Bacteroidota bacterium genome has a window encoding:
- a CDS encoding arsenate reductase ArsC translates to MKKIVVICTANSCRSQMAEGFFRKYVSDKYEIFSAGIFKSYVNSKAIQVMKEIGIDISKHTS, encoded by the coding sequence ATGAAAAAGATTGTCGTAATTTGCACGGCTAATTCTTGTAGAAGTCAAATGGCAGAGGGTTTTTTTAGAAAATATGTTTCTGATAAATATGAAATTTTTAGTGCCGGAATTTTCAAATCTTATGTAAATTCAAAAGCAATACAGGTTATGAAAGAGATTGGAATCGACATTTCAAAACACACTTCT